The nucleotide window CGTCGCCGTTTCCCAGGGCGCGGCTCACGGTTATGGTGCCGTCGTCCGAGAGGTCGGACCACCTGAGCGCGCAGACCTCTCCGCGCCTCATGCCCGTGGTGAGGGCGAGCTCTATGGCTATGCCCAGGGGCGCGGGCTGGGCGCGCCTCGCCAGCTCGAGCATGCGCGTGCGCTCCTCGCGCGAGAGGGCGTTGATGGGCGTCCTCGCGCGCTTGGGCGGCTTGCAGAAGTCGCAGGGGTTCTTGGTGATGGGGCCCTGCGCCACGGTCCACCTGAGCGCCTCCCAGCGGCCGGCGTTGCGCCTCCACCTCAGCGACCTGCTGGTGTACCTGGAGCCCACGTCTCCTCCCAACGAGTCTTCCACGGCCGTCCGTGGCCGACATCGCGGCCGCCGAAGCGGCCGCCAAGCCGAAGATGGAGGCACGGGGGCCGCGGGCTTCGGAGGTGCGGGGGATTGGAGGAGCCACAGGCCAGGGGCCGCTCGCCTGCGGCTTCGGCGCAAGCAGAAAGGGGAGGGCGTCAGTGGAACGCCCCCTGGGTCGCCCATGGCCCGGAGGCTGCGGGTTCGAGCCCCTGCCCCCGCGACCAAGACGTTGTCGTAGGCCAGCTGGCTTCTTGAGTTGCTGGCCCGTTTTTGTGTCTCGGTTTGCCCCTGTTAGCGGACGCAGAGGGACGGAAATTGGTATTTCGGGCATTGTCCGACATGTGTCCTAGCACGTCCGCTATTCTCCCATCCCCCTCCGGCCCCTCTCGGTCATCTCGTAGTGAGCCCCTCCGCCACGAGTGAGGCTCCAACCAGGTATCCCTCCGTTCCGTTCAGGAAGGAAGCGGTCGTCGGTCGAGCGCTCCAGGCTGTCCAGCCTGCGGTCGAAGTTCCTGACCTGGGCCAGCAGCTCGGAGTTGTCTGTTAGGAAGTGGCGCATCTCGACGAAGGCGTCCATGATGCGCACGCTCACGTCGATGACCGTGTCGCTGCGCAGTACTGCGGAGAGCATCGACCTTCCTGCTCGGTGAAGACTCTCAGGGGCTTTCGCCTGCCGCCCCAGCTTCTCGAACTTGAAATCACAGATTATGACTTCAAGATCTCTGACTCCTCACTTGTGAGCTTGAGACAGAAGCGTTCTGGAAAACGTCCCGGGTTTCTCGTGACAGCCTGGTTGAGCGTTCTTGTCTCGACCTTGTACAGCTCGGCAAGGTCGCTGTCGAGCATGACCTGTTTGCCCCGTACGGTGTAGATCATGTCCCTGATTTGCACGTCATCGCATGCGATGATTGCTGCTTCGTTCATATCCTGCATGACCAAGGTGAAACGGGGTGGGGTCCTGTGGGGGGTAGCACGCGGGAACGTGTCGATGCGGTCTTTACGGGGCTTGCGCGCCCGTGTGACGGGCCATGACCGTAGTGGCGCCTGGGTACGCTTCTGGCCATCGTGGCGTTGTTCGTGTGCGGCGTGGTGGGAGTCAGCGCACAAAGCGCCCGAAGAGCCTAATACTCAAGCTGCTCCCATTCTTATATTAATGTTAATAGCGATATTTCGTAAAAAAATTGCAAAATAGTGCGATACTCATTACACTATGAGTTGCGAAAGGAGGGCAAAGGTATGTACAAACTCGTGTCGCTCACGGTAGGCAACTTTCGGTCGTTCTGCGACCCACAGACCCTCACCCTCGATGGGCGCAGTGCTCATTCGGTGACTGCGGTTTTCGGTCCCAATGCCGGAGGCAAGTCGAATATCGCCAAGGCGCTCGTTGCTCTTATCAACTGCATCAGGAGGTCTTCCGACCCCAACTTCCGGCTTCCCTATGAGCCCTTTCTGCTCAAAGCGGGCATGGACGAGAGGCCGTCTATGCTCGGCATGGCCTTCTCCTTGGACGGAAGACGTTACGAGTACTCTGTCAGCTTCTTGGCTCATAAAGTTACCCATGAGCTGCTAAGAGAGCAATCTGATAAGACGAACCGAATGAACAAGGTGCTCGAACGAACGGATGACAAACTCAATCCCTACGCGCGCCAGTACGGCTTCGGTAAGAGGCTTCTCGACAGAACGCGCGAGGACACCCTGCTCATCACAAAGGGCCGTGAGGATAACAACGCATACTCCAATATCATCTTCGGCCTCCTCGACCATATCAGCATTGTCTCTCCCAGCCCGGATGCGCCCACGCCTCTCTTCGTGGAAATGCTCAAGAACGATGTGAGCCTGCGCTCCAAGACTCTTGAGCTGTTGAAGCGATGCGACTTCTCCATCAGAGACATCAAGTTCACTGATGTGGCTTTGCCAGAAGACATTTTCGATCAGCTGCCTGTTCAGATTCCCCCCGATATCAGGAGGGCGATGATAGAGCAAGGCACCACGACCTTCACCACGGTGCATGCTGTCCGTGATGAGGAGCAGGCGATTGTCGGCTCGCGTGACCTCGACTTCTGGGCCCAGGAGTCAATGGGCACCCAAAAGTTCTTTGAGGTAGCCGTCCCCATCATCGACGCACTGGAGAACGGCAAGACCATCTTCATCGATGAGTTCGGCACCTATATCCATCCCATGCTGACCCATGCCATCGTGTCGCTGTTTGGGGAGTCCAGCAGTGATGACGCCTACATGGTCCTCATGACACATGGCACGACGATGCTGCGGGAGCTTACGCGCGACGAGGTTGTGCTCGTTGAGAAGAGCCACACCGAGGAGTCTCTTATCATACCCCTGACCGATCTGGGAGTCCGCGACGGCGAGGCCTTTGAGAAACGCTATCTCGCGGGGCTCTACGGTGGCGTTCCAATCATCGAGGGTTAGGAATGCGATGGTGAGCAAGAAAAACGGGAGAAGGTATCTGCTCATCTGTTGCGAGGGGAAGACGGAGAGGGAGTATTTTTTGATTCTAAGGAGGCTCTACCGTATTTCCGCAGCACAGGTTTCGGTTATTGGCGAAAAGGGTCAGCACAAGGCACTCGTCGACAGAACGCTCGAAGAGCGCGACAAGCTTTGTGAAGACATGTGTATTGATCAGGACGAGGTCGAGTGCTGGGCAGTTTGCGATGATGACAACATGCCATTCTCCTATGCGGAGCTTAAGGATTACGCTGAGAAACGTAAGGTAAAACTTGCCTTCTCCCGTCCACAGTTTGAGGCGTACCTGCTCCAGCATTTCGAGCAGTCCTCGCTGCATGACCAGAAGGGGCTTTATACGAGACTCAGCGACCTTGCGTCAGGCGCTGCTGGTCAAAGTGAGGAATACGATAAGGCGAATTTGAAGTGGCTAGACGTAGCAATTGATGCTAAGCCTAAGCTTGTGGATATCGCTCTCGTTAATGCCGACCAGAGAACAAGGCAGTCAGGTAAGGTCTTCCTTACTGTGCAAAACCTTGTTAGGCGTATGAAGGAGCTTGGTAAGCATTAACTGCATGCTGGTTTTTCAACAGTTTTAATCGAGCCCGCGTCTCGCTCATTCCTGAGAGAGACGCGGTCCGGTTTTAACAAAACGGTCTCAACGACTGTTACGTCAATAGGTTTACAGAAATATTGAAGGGCATTCATGGAGCACCTTCGCCGCCAGATAAGGGTTGTTGAACTTGCGGTACATGCTCGGCCCGCGCCTCAACAGCTCCGCCACCAGTCTGTAGGACCACAGAAGCGTCAGTGGGTCACGGAGCAGCAGATTCAACTGATCGAGGTTCTCGAATTCTAGAGAGAATACGTTGTCGGCATTTGCGTATTCGGCAGGCCTGGCTAATCGTCTCGCTGATTGCCCGTTCAGTGCGACTATGGTGTTGCCACGAAACCTCCAGCCGGCGCGTTTCATTGGTGCCATGTCGTGCTTTATGCACTCTTCGAGCTTCTCGTCAGGTACGTCCTTGCCGTTGATGAAGCCGCTTCCGTCCCTGCCGATGACGAGAACCTCAAGGTTCTGGCAGCTGAGTGTTGCCGCCCTCGTCCTCCTCGCCGTCGATGGCAGCGCGGTGACCGTCCACAAAATCCCGGCGCCCCCGGGCAGGTCGGTCTTCATGATGTTGCGGAGATCCCATCCGTGTGAGCCAAACCATGCGATTGCGTCGGTCTCTGCGCGGTCGAGCACTTCAGGGTTATCGCCGGAGACGTGCGCGAACAGCATCTCGGCGACCTTCGGGCTTCCTTCCATGTGCCGGTACTCGTGTGCGTGCTGCACATAGCGCTTGCGGACGTCCTCGGATTTGCCGACGCAGCACGTTCCGTCTTCGAACTTGTAAACGTATATGCCGCGGGCATCCACATCGGATATGTCCCCTGCGATCGAGGACTTCCCGTCGATAGTCAAATGTTTGAAATCCAGTTCCGCAGCATTCATGCTACTGCCCCTTTCTCGCAAATGTGCGAGCGCGCCCAATCTCTAAACGGGTGATTGGAATGCAGAAGCGCAGGTCGTTTTTTAAACCGCCGTTTGCCACTGCGTTTGCCACTGTACTTTTGCGACTCTCCAAAAAGCAGGCTTGGCAACCTTCCGGCGCAGCCATCTGGCGAGAAGTTCTTTTGAATAGAAGAAGGGACTCAGGAAGGGACTCAGCGTACCCTTTCGAAGCAGCATGGTAGTGCACTGTCCTCCGCAAGCGGTTCGCGTTTTCGTTTCGGAGGAACGAAGCGGCACGACAGAGCAATGAGGCCAGATTGTAAAGACGAAACCACGCGCAACGGAGGGCACCTTTCTCCCAAGGCGTCCATATCGATAGCTTTTGGGCGCCCTGAACAGATCAAAGGGGCATAAGCGGGACAGATGGCATCGAGGGCAGCAAGGAGGCGGCGGAAGCGCTGGCACGGGGCTGGGGCAGACGAGGTTCTCCCTGATCGCGCCCTCGTACAGCCAGATATCCTGAAGCACCATGCCAAACCGCCCGCGCAGCCCGTATCGGGACATCTTCCCATCGCCCTGTTTTGCTATCCTGACTGGCGTGAAGTCCCTGGTGAGAAAGTAGGGGAGGCTGAGAAAGGCATGGACCGCTATCTTGAGGCGACGCCCCTGCTTGACTTCCATGATCGCCGGATTCAGGGTCTTTTGGCGAGACGAGGCTGGCGGACCCTGTCCACGCCCACGTGCATGCGGGCCATCTACGACTTCGTGCGAGATGAGATCCTCTTTGGCTACAACGAGGATGACAACATCCCTGCTTCGCAGGTGCTTCTCGAGGGCTATGGTCAGTGCAACACCAAGGCCACCCTGTGCATGGCCCTGTTCCGGGCCTGTGGCATTCCCTGCAGGATCCATGGCTTCACGATCGACAAGCGCCTGCAAAAGGGCGTGATGATGGGCTTGGTTTACCGCAAGGCTCCCGCACACGTCTTGCACAGCTGGGTGGAAGCCTGCCTTGATGGGTGCTGGTACCAACTTGAGGGCCTGATATTGGACTCGGCCTACCTGCAGAAGCTCCAGGCGCGCTTTTCAGGTCATGGGGGACCGTTCTGCGGCTTCGGCGTCGCCACGGCAGACCTTCAGCATCCCCAGGTGGATTTCGACCTATGCGACACTTATATCCAGCGAGACGGCATAGACCAGGACTTCGGCCTGTACGACAGCCCGGACGACCTCTACGCCCACCATCGCCAGGCAATGAGCCCCCTGAAGCGCTGTGCCTACCAGCACCTGGGTCGTCGGCAGATGAACCGCAAGGTACGCCAGATCCGCGAGGGCTAGGGCAAATCGGGCAGCCTCTGGAGGACTTGTCGGCATCTTCGGGGCATGTTGCGAATCGTTTCGGTGCCGGATCGCCCACCAGCTTATTTGGCTGGTGGGCGCACGCCCGCCGCTTCTCCTCGGGCGCGACGTCCAAGCCGTACTCGGCGAAGAAGCGCGGCTGGAGCGAGAACCACACGCTCTCCGAGCCCACGAGGACGTCGTTCATGTCGAAGATGACGGTGCGAACGGTCGTGCCCGGGACCGCAGGCCGATCAGACGGAGCTTTCGAGGGGCTAGTAGTCGTAGGCATATCCTCCACGGTCCCCCCTCGTGTAGCTGCACGCGTACTCGATCGCCTGGCCGAGCGCGTCGTACGAGACGCACTCCAGAAGCAGCGCCGCCGATCCGGCCGCGACGCCCAGGAGGCCCGCGTCACGCCCTCCCAGCTCCACGATGTCGAGCTTCTCCTGCGTCTGCGCGACCATATGGCCGAGGTGCCTGTACGTCTCGTACAGGCTGAAGACCTGGATGTCCACGTCCTCCACGCCAGGTAGGATGGATAGCGGTACCAGCGTGTTCTCGATGGTCAGCGGCTCGGCGTCCACGCTGTTGAGACGGCGCAGGCTGTATAGCAGGTCGTCTGGCCTGATGCCGAAGAGCCACGCATAGTACTCACCCGCGCGACGCTTCCTGCGTGAGAGTACGCGCACCGACGGCTTGCGTCCTAGGATGCGGGCCGTCTCGCGGAAGCCGCCTCGTGAGGTGCCCTCCGGATCGAGCAGCCCCGGGGTCACGAAGGTGCCCTTGCCTTGGATGCGACGGACGCGGCCCTGGTCTACGAGTCCGTCGGTGGCATTACGAATCGTGAGCCGCGTCGTGCCGAACTCGGAGGCGAGGTCGTTCTCGGAGGGCAGCGCGGCACCCACGGCGTAGGCGCCGCGCTCGATACGCTCGGCGAGCGCACGTCGGACGCGTAGGTACGATGGCATATCTGTGTCGGGAGTCGAGACGGGTGCGTCCCCTTGGCCACCCCGGGCGATCGTGGTGCGGGCCCCCGCTATGACCTCAGCCATGCTGTGTTCACCTCCACATGCACGTCGTCCGTCTCGTCCTCGACGCTTGCGAAGCGGTAGCGACTTGGGAGAATCACGGACGTGACGTACTCCACCGTGACCCCGTCCTCGGTGCGTGCGAGGCTACGCTCGAAGAAGGCCGGCTCTCCGACGCGCGCCCCCAACACGTCGGCCTCACCCTCGTTGACCTGCGTGATGCTTACGCGCTGGTAGCCACGGACGGGTATGATGCCGTACTCTTCCTCGAGGACGGCGTAGAGGCTCTCTCGGCTGAAGTCGTGCCGATCGATGTCCGGGCAGAGCGCAACGTTGACG belongs to Olsenella uli DSM 7084 and includes:
- a CDS encoding tyrosine-type recombinase/integrase → MGSRYTSRSLRWRRNAGRWEALRWTVAQGPITKNPCDFCKPPKRARTPINALSREERTRMLELARRAQPAPLGIAIELALTTGMRRGEVCALRWSDLSDDGTITVSRALGNGDGGFYVKEPWTSTQTWTRRPSAPP
- a CDS encoding ORF6N domain-containing protein, whose product is MNEAAIIACDDVQIRDMIYTVRGKQVMLDSDLAELYKVETRTLNQAVTRNPGRFPERFCLKLTSEESEILKS
- a CDS encoding AAA family ATPase, encoding MYKLVSLTVGNFRSFCDPQTLTLDGRSAHSVTAVFGPNAGGKSNIAKALVALINCIRRSSDPNFRLPYEPFLLKAGMDERPSMLGMAFSLDGRRYEYSVSFLAHKVTHELLREQSDKTNRMNKVLERTDDKLNPYARQYGFGKRLLDRTREDTLLITKGREDNNAYSNIIFGLLDHISIVSPSPDAPTPLFVEMLKNDVSLRSKTLELLKRCDFSIRDIKFTDVALPEDIFDQLPVQIPPDIRRAMIEQGTTTFTTVHAVRDEEQAIVGSRDLDFWAQESMGTQKFFEVAVPIIDALENGKTIFIDEFGTYIHPMLTHAIVSLFGESSSDDAYMVLMTHGTTMLRELTRDEVVLVEKSHTEESLIIPLTDLGVRDGEAFEKRYLAGLYGGVPIIEG
- a CDS encoding RloB family protein — translated: MVSKKNGRRYLLICCEGKTEREYFLILRRLYRISAAQVSVIGEKGQHKALVDRTLEERDKLCEDMCIDQDEVECWAVCDDDNMPFSYAELKDYAEKRKVKLAFSRPQFEAYLLQHFEQSSLHDQKGLYTRLSDLASGAAGQSEEYDKANLKWLDVAIDAKPKLVDIALVNADQRTRQSGKVFLTVQNLVRRMKELGKH
- a CDS encoding GIY-YIG nuclease family protein, whose amino-acid sequence is MNAAELDFKHLTIDGKSSIAGDISDVDARGIYVYKFEDGTCCVGKSEDVRKRYVQHAHEYRHMEGSPKVAEMLFAHVSGDNPEVLDRAETDAIAWFGSHGWDLRNIMKTDLPGGAGILWTVTALPSTARRTRAATLSCQNLEVLVIGRDGSGFINGKDVPDEKLEECIKHDMAPMKRAGWRFRGNTIVALNGQSARRLARPAEYANADNVFSLEFENLDQLNLLLRDPLTLLWSYRLVAELLRRGPSMYRKFNNPYLAAKVLHECPSIFL
- a CDS encoding transglutaminase-like domain-containing protein, which produces MDRYLEATPLLDFHDRRIQGLLARRGWRTLSTPTCMRAIYDFVRDEILFGYNEDDNIPASQVLLEGYGQCNTKATLCMALFRACGIPCRIHGFTIDKRLQKGVMMGLVYRKAPAHVLHSWVEACLDGCWYQLEGLILDSAYLQKLQARFSGHGGPFCGFGVATADLQHPQVDFDLCDTYIQRDGIDQDFGLYDSPDDLYAHHRQAMSPLKRCAYQHLGRRQMNRKVRQIREG
- a CDS encoding GntR family transcriptional regulator codes for the protein MAEVIAGARTTIARGGQGDAPVSTPDTDMPSYLRVRRALAERIERGAYAVGAALPSENDLASEFGTTRLTIRNATDGLVDQGRVRRIQGKGTFVTPGLLDPEGTSRGGFRETARILGRKPSVRVLSRRKRRAGEYYAWLFGIRPDDLLYSLRRLNSVDAEPLTIENTLVPLSILPGVEDVDIQVFSLYETYRHLGHMVAQTQEKLDIVELGGRDAGLLGVAAGSAALLLECVSYDALGQAIEYACSYTRGDRGGYAYDY